A window of the Arachis duranensis cultivar V14167 chromosome 5, aradu.V14167.gnm2.J7QH, whole genome shotgun sequence genome harbors these coding sequences:
- the LOC107489170 gene encoding aldehyde oxidase GLOX, protein MYMRERIGVTTAHTSKATMAFKIKNAPSLLFLFTFFYNIACSPFNPEPMAATTGGHWVQLQRSIGISAMHMQVMRDNKVVIFDRTDFGPSNISLPFSRCRFNPRDMALKLDCTAHSVLYDLSLNTLRPLTILTDAWCSSGALSLDGTLFQTGGFNDGHNKLRTFSPCPQHPETCDWLELPWNLTSSRWYASNQILPDGRIIVLGGRNSFTYEFVDPNSIFTAPENPNSFFFLRFLKVTRDSNPGEENNLYPFLHLLPDGNLFVFANRRSILLDYKRNIVLREFPVIPGIEKRNYPSTGSSVLLPVHLSGLDDPTRLPHAEIMICGGAFPGAFNLANINKIFIEASRTCGRIRVTDPEPKWIMETMPFPRVMPDMVLLPTGDVVIINGAANGTAGWENAANPVRYPVLYKPGLHEPLSRFEILAPAKTARMYHSSAVLVPDGRILVGGSNPHRGYDFQSYPYPTELSLDAYYPDYLGPEFETLRPSIIAVEAANNTASYGGNFSVTFSLRRSLAGISVALVAPSFTTHSFSMNQRVVVLHVAALQEVAASEFKVTARGPPSPTVAPPGYYMVFVVHAGVPSVAVWVQVK, encoded by the coding sequence ATGTATATGAGAGAGAGGATTGGAGTGACCACTGCACACACAAGTAAAGCCACCATGGCGTTCAAGATCAAGAACGCcccatccttgctcttcctcttCACGTTCTTCTACAACATTGCATGCTCACCCTTCAACCCAGAACCGATGGCTGCAACCACGGGAGGCCACTGGGTTCAGCTGCAAAGAAGCATAGGCATCTCCGCCATGCACATGCAAGTAATGCGAGATAACAAGGTAGTTATCTTCGACCGTACAGACTTCGGTCCTTCAAACATCTCCCTCCCATTCAGCCGCTGCCGCTTCAACCCCCGCGACATGGCCTTGAAACTCGACTGCACCGCCCACTCCGTCCTCTACGACCTCTCCCTCAACACCCTCCGCCCACTCACCATCCTCACCGACGCATGGTGCTCCTCCGGCGCTCTCTCCCTCGACGGCACACTCTTCCAAACCGGCGGCTTCAACGACGGCCACAACAAGCTCCGCACCTTCTCACCCTGTCCTCAGCACCCTGAAACCTGCGACTGGCTCGAACTTCCATGGAACCTAACTTCCTCCCGCTGGTACGCTTCGAATCAGATCCTCCCCGACGGAAGAATCATCGTCCTTGGTGGAAGAAACTCCTTCACCTACGAATTCGTCGATCCCAACAGCATCTTCACTGCACCGGAAAACCCTaactctttcttcttcctcagattCTTGAAGGTCACGAGGGATAGCAACCCCGGCGAGGAGAACAATCTTTATCCGTTCTTGCACCTTCTCCCCGACGGGAACCTCTTCGTCTTTGCTAACCGGAGATCCATCTTGCTCGACTACAAACGCAACATTGTCCTCCGCGAGTTCCCGGTGATACCCGGAATAGAAAAACGGAACTACCCTAGCACAGGCTCTTCGGTTTTGCTTCCGGTTCATCTCTCCGGGTTGGACGACCCGACCCGATTACCCCACGCGGAAATTATGATATGCGGCGGCGCGTTTCCCGGCGCGTTCAATTTGGCCAACATTAACAAGATCTTCATTGAGGCTTCGAGGACATGCGGTCGGATTCGGGTGACCGACCCTGAACCCAAATGGATCATGGAGACGATGCCGTTTCCACGTGTCATGCCGGATATGGTTCTTCTTCCAACGGGTGACGTCGTTATAATTAACGGCGCGGCGAACGGAACTGCTGGGTGGGAAAATGCAGCGAACCCGGTTCGGTATCCGGTTTTATATAAACCCGGTTTACATGAACCGTTATCCCGGTTCGAGATACTGGCGCCGGCGAAGACCGCTAGGATGTATCATTCTTCAGCTGTGTTGGTGCCAGATGGCAGAATATTAGTGGGTGGGAGCAACCCACATAGAGGTTATGATTTTCAGTCGTACCCGTACCCGACAGAGTTGAGTTTGGACGCTTATTATCCGGATTATTTGGGACCCGAATTCGAAACCCTGAGGCCTTCGATTATTGCGGTTGAAGCTGCGAATAATACGGCGTCGTATGGTGGTAATTTTTCTGTTACGTTTTCATTGCGGCGTTCTTTGGCTGGGATTAGTGTGGCCCTTGTGGCGCCATCGTTTACGACGCACTCTTTCTCGATGAACCAGCGGGTGGTGGTGCTCCACGTTGCGGCGTTGCAGGAGGTGGCGGCGTCCGAATTTAAGGTGACGGCGCGTGGACCGCCTTCGCCGACGGTGGCGCCGCCTGGGTATTACATGGTGTTTGTCGTGCATGCAGGTGTTCCCAGTGTAGCTGTTTGGGTTCAGGTTAAGTGA